The genomic window CTAAGAATTTTCCCACCTAATGGTCTAATcttttaaggttttgggatgAATTCTCCTTTTGAGCTTCTGCTCATAACATTTTACGAGATGATCACACAAAATACACTTCATAGAATTGATTTATAGAatagttgaaaattgaaaattaagtATAGATAAGAAAGAAGTAACCagctaactaactaactaacccaATCGTTGCGTCTCCGGTATTTCTTAACCCCGCAGCGAGTAATGCTGAAAACTCCAGCTACAAGTCCTACAATCCAAAACAAAATTACATCAATTCTACAAAACACAATGAATGCAGGTCTCAAATATCAGCTTATCAAATATTCACAGTTGAATTACCACATTGAGTCCCAAAAACACGAACCGAGTTTGCCTGCATTCGACAACCAAAATCAAACAATCACCTCACAGAATAGTAAACCCTGgcatcaaatttaaaattcaatagACTACcaaaaaattcgaaaaaaaattctttaccACAAAATAAGCTTTGGGAATGCCTTTAAGACCTGTAAACACAGAAATCAATGGTTACAAAGTTAGAAATTGAAAGGaacaattttcaatacaattgaattgaatttagTTTACCTTGTATACGAGCGTCGTAGGGACCAGTACATAATCCCCAAATTGCACCAGCCTGAAGAACAATTTAGAGTTTGAAACTGTGTTTGAATTCGTAAATGATGAAGTTAACAAAGATAAGCGACGTTACCGTTCCGACGCGAAGGATAGACTCAACAGCGAGGGATGAACATGGAACGACGTCGTCCAGGTCTTCTTCCATATTCTCCTTGTTCCCGACACGGCAGTGTACTGGGGCTTGGGTAAGGACATTTTACACAACTGGGCCTTTTCTTGGATGAGcccaatttatttatatttttacctTTTCTCTCGTTTCGCTCTAAAATACCGCATTTTACTTGAAGCACACTTCTTCTTTTTTGAGTACACCAACATATTCTCTGCGCGTGATTATAAAGATTTAATCTCTCAAGCTTTGTGCAATCCAGATGGATGGCAAGTTCTTTTAAGGGTTTTAACGTTGTTGCATGTCAAAGTCAAGGGGACTTTGGTTAACCTAGAAAAAACATTCGTCATCTCATATAAGGTTACGTTGGAAGTACACTTTTTAGTAGTGTATTTTCTTTTATAGATTTGAGCATATAGTGGAAGGATTGGGAAGCTGTCCCTTTTTtgggtcaaaattcaaatcatcaAGTTCAAAAGGCATTTCTCTAGATCGTAGAATCaaaatatgtaaaaataatgaaatatttgaaatgaaaattttacaCACATTTAGATAGTAGATTATGAAGTTTTAAACGGGTTGAAATTTTTTAAGTGAGCATTTTACAAATCtgtattataaaattcaaaggtgtaaaaaaattggaaaaattgAAGTGAGTAGTTTACACTTTCAAATCACTGAATCATAACATGTCAAAATGCTAAATATTATGGGtatgtttgttttagatttaaaaaaatagatttttttttctattttttaaaatagattttctaaaaccgttttcaaaatattacaaatttttttatatttgttttttctaaatttaaacactaattttgacatcatataacatatacacacattattgaagatcaaaacatactcaaaatcacaattttttcaaaaagttgtatttcaaaaatgatttttatgaaaatctatttgaaatagcttcaaaattaagagatgttttgaaattttgatttccaaaaaatgtttcaataaaatgatcaaatacttaaaataacattttaagaataactattcaaaccaaattttcatttgaagcttttataaaaaaatttatttgtaaaacaaaaGTTACACGAAATTATTTAATACTAtaagaatttattttaaaaaaatctataacaaacagaccTTATGAGTGTCCATGGCATTTTACACATTGGAATTGTAGAATCTGAAGGtgtaaaaaaatctgaaaaattaGAAGTGAGCCACATGGTTTTACTTGGTAGTGAAAGTTTGAGATCAGAGTATTGAATCAGTTCATATAGAGTAAAACTTTGACTTCAAATAAACCCTACCGGTGAAGGTAAAAATTAGCAAATAGGGGGCTTTCATGAATGATAGGGCCTATGGGATAGCTATCTAGCTTTCtaccaaaatatttaaaggcCCAaagactttttaaaaaaatgaaggcccaaaaaattgaaaaataatataaactagGGTTTTTCTTCGACGACGGAAACCCTAATTCGTATCCTATCATACCAGAAAGGGGAGGAGAAGTTTTTTACTGAGGCGCGAAAATGAGCGGAACAAAGGGGAAGAAGAAGGGAACAAGCTTCGTGATCGATTGCACGAAGCCAGTTGAAGACAAGATTATGGACATTGCTTCTCTCGAGAAGTTTCTTCAAGAGAGGATTAAGGTTGGTGGTAAAGCTGGTGCTCTTGGTGATTCCGTCACCGTTACTCGTGAGAAGAGTAAGATCACCGTTACTTCCGATAGCAATTTCTCCAAAAGGTAGCTTCTTTGTCTTTGATTTATTGTTATTGCTCTGTTAGCTCAGATTTTTGCAGTTTGAGTAGAGTAGATCTAGAATTTTGTACCTTTGgaatgtgaatgtgaatgtGAAATTAGATTGAATGTTGTGATCATTTGGAATATGCTTTTTTTAGTTGTATGATTCATCGTGTGTGAtttgaaatgtttttgtttttaatttgtgttCTGTATTGTTAGATTGCATGATAACTGGTTCAGGCTCTTTGTATCGAAAATCGCTATAtatttagtgtatgtttggatgGCTTGTgagtttgtcaaaattatgttAGCAACTTAATTTTGTAAAAGTTCCAAATTATAGCTTTTTCCAAAATTGTGATGGCTCTTCGTGATCATGACAATCTTACTGCTAATCCAAACATGCTGTTAGATACTGTTTAGTTTCTTTCTTAAATCAATATATTTAGGTGCTTTTTTATAAACTTCTCAACTGTGACAACTAGTTGCGTGAGGttagtttttgttgttgttattgtatGCTTGTTGTGAGAAGGATATAAGAAAATTTCATCAAGAGCCCGGTTTTGCTTGTGACGTTTGCATGTATTCCAACTTCCAATATAAGATTCTTATGACATTTTTAACTTTGAGCGAGTATGATCTGTGTTATTGCTACTGTTCCTGCATTTCCTGGTGCCCATTATTGTAATTTATCCGTTTACTTAATCAAAGTCGACATTAATTTCATTCTGGTGCAGTGACTGAACTGGATGGTTGTTCCAGCTCAGTTTAGCTGTTTttagttacaattttttttcaactctGTATGCATTCCattgaaatcaatttttttccttcatgtCCTGGTTTTCTTTTGATACAATTCCTCTTTGGTTTTTCTATTGCCTTCATGTGATTGTTTTAGTCTTAATCATTGTTACCATTGTCAGGTATCTGAAGTACTTAACAAAGAAGTACTTGAAAAAGCACAATGTGAGGGATTGGCTTCGTGTTATTGCCTCCAACAAGGACCGCAATGTCTATGAGTTGAGATACTTCAACATTGCTGAGAATGAGGGTGAAGAGGAAGACTGAAGATCTTGTTCTATGTCTTGAGGCATTTTCCCTTAGGTGTAATTGCTGTGGAGTCTTGTTTATCTATGTTTTTTGGCAACTTGTTACCAGTTTAAAAATTTCTGTTTTTGATTTGGAACCAATTATTTCCCTCAGCAAGTTTTATAGTTATTATTGGAGACTTTGTCATAAAAATTCAGATTCAGTTATTTATATGCTTGCACGGTTAAATTTATTTTCGCATGAAATTGAAACTCAGTGGATTCCTGTCTAGTTTTTCCTCTTCCAAAATTGAAATTCCCATGGAGCATGAAGTTAGTCCCCATTTGGATGATAATAATGGTTAGTAGAATTTAAGGGGTTTTGTAAAGAGGAAACAATAGAAATTTGATCTTCTGGATCTTTGTCCTCCAACTTGACCTCCACAGCCAGTTTCAGCTAATGTAGCCAAATTCAGAGCCCTTTTCTTAAACCACTTTATCTTCATCCTAAAATCAACAACCCAACAATTGTTCTCAAACGTTCAACAATTGTCAAATTTAGAGGCAAAATgttgtcattttttttgttctcgCCATTATTTTCACACTGCAAGCTCTATTTGCTGCCACCCAAGTTTTAGGATTCCATCCATAGTCTAACGAGGAAACGCAATGTCGTTTGAATTGATATGATAATATGGGGAGCTTAGTTGAGATATATGGTGTTCTTCATGAGTTTTCTGTCGGAGATGATTCCCATCCAGAAACACGAAATATACATAGAATGATTGATGAGATTTTGAAGAGGTTGGAAAAGCATGTTTATGTACCTAACACAAATGATGTTTTACTTGATTTGGATGAGGAAGGAAAGGAATTTGCATTATCTCATCATAGTGAAAAACTAGCACTTGCATATTGCTTATTGAGGACAAAACCAGGCACCACAATATTGTCATGTTGTGATGAAAATGGCATCTAGTGAGATTACTGGTTAAAAATGGATTGTGTTTCTGTAAAGATTATtggtaataatatttatatattttactaaaaaatgacaaagttttttttttttttttggaaccaaaaaaaatgacaaagttAAACCAATATAATGAGTGAGATTTGTGAAAGTGGAGCTTtaagaatttgtttttatttacattttcttCTTGTGGAGGTTCCTCTCTTCACTTGATGAGAAATAGAGGATGGGCAAAGGTACAATAGTAAAAACTTTGAAACTTCCTTTTTGTGTTGTGTTATGGCAATCTCTTCAACTTAAACGAAAATGgcgagagagaaagagagactGGAGTGAAGTTCAGCACCCTCCTAGTTTGGATTAGGGAAGAAACAGAATAGAGATTAGAGACAAATTGGTCCTGCCACTTATTTTTTTGGGATGTTCATGTTCTCGTACTCCCTCCctccgtgacaatatataagcaaaagttacatttttaggttcattatatatttaatgtatttggtctatattatagaccaaataaattaattatggaATGAACCTAGAAatgtaatttttgcttatatattgtcacgaAGGGTGTATATGCGAAGAATTTGGAAAGAAAGtgcttttttgtttgttattccCCTTACAATATGCCCTTGCAATTGCCCTTGCAAAACTCTCGCTTAAGCTCTCCCTAAAAGATTCGAACCCATAACTCTAGTTAAGTTGGAACGGACTCTTATTATCGAATATACAATTGTTGGATTCGAGTAGTGGTGTTCTATAAAGCACCAACTCCGACACGGATTTcgcgacacgacacggacaATGCGACACCGCTAATGTGAAAAGTTTAAAACAAGATAGGAtgatattttacctttatttatccatctactatcgaaaaaaactaaaaatattataatcaaatgtaatgtcttcaatgtctcattgatcaatattgttattTCGatacatctttaactcttgtagatatgtctgatatATGCCTAAGGAGAgcataagcaaaaaaaaataaaaaaatttgggacATTTGTGCGACACGGGACGtacgagtgtcttacaggtgtcagacaccgatcaaaggagtATCATTTGAGTGttggacaccgacacgtgtcagACACCAGACACATCTAATCATAAaggtgttcgtgcttcataggaggtgttgattttattaataaattaactGCAGCAACTTCACTAACTTGTTAAGAGATTATATTAAATCAATACATTTTCGATAAACGTGGTGAAATATATTAATCGAGTAAATTTAACACTAAAATAATTATTCGTtaattggttcagtggtgattgacgctaaatTTGATAAGGAGTATCAATGTATCACGATTCAACAcaactataataaaaaaaaaatgaaactacCTGATGACATAACTGaactcgattttttttttatacaaaactgAACTTGATTTTCATTAAACAATACTACAATCAAACATTTAATTGTTACACGTCCTTACCAATCCAAGTGGTGCCTGGCTACTTTTTTATTCAACACGTGATCTGTGTTTCCAGCTGTATCTATCCTATGACACACcccaattatttttgtttttgttttaattctttttttgtgCTATTGATGAAACACTCaatatttcttataattttttcaaaatattaatctaTAGCTCTCTAACTATTTGAAATGTTTTAAATTAGTTTCTGAACTAAATTACTGTCAGTCAACGATTAGTTAAGACTGATAGCTGTAGTTAGGGATGTAATTGAATCGATTTGGATCGATTTTAAATGaatccaatatatatatatatagatttctGGTgttcgtgtagttttaaaaaaaattctcttgaATTTTGCCTTCTTTGTAATAaacccaaaataaaattaaaccctCATCtagtatttgttttgtttattaaatttattttaaattaaattaatataaaaacattttttaagaaCCAAAGGGAACTTGCAGAGAGCAGGACCCTAAAATATATAAAGAGTTTGTGTTGTACTAAAATCATAACTAATTTGGAGAGAAAGATCATTCCACCAAGGAAGGTTAGGGATATTAAGACCAATATTAGCAAGAGTGTCAACACAAGAATTGTCTTCCTATAAATAATAAGATACAATAAAATCCATAAACGTGATAAGATATTTACAATTATCTCATATGTTTCTTATCTGCCAAGACACCACTGATGAAGACTAAAGGCCAAAAAGACAAACTTAGAATCAGTTTCCGACCAAAGATTAAACCAACCATGATGATGAGCTAATTCAATTGCATAGCTATATGAGAATTATAAACTCCAAGATTATATGCAAAAGCTCCCGCCTCTCAGGAAGTTAGCATGTGAGTTTCTAAAAGTTCCACCATAAGATGATGGACCATAATTTCCAATAACAACTTCATCACTGTTACActtaatacaaaaaataatgataaaatacaaaaacaaattctttattctcaattttttttaaaatatttttttcttctcaattaaattttcttataatattttatttacattacATGTTATTATCACGaaatttttaagtaatttaagagTGACTAatcttcattaattttttttcatatgcataacattttttattttggaaacgCATAATATTACAtttcttcacaaaaaaaaattatcgcttttatgattttttttactaatgaatTATAAGCTATTGAAAGCTCACTCACACAAAATAGagtgatcggggttcgaaccccagtcCCGACatccgacactagcaattttgaaatttctgctagttgagctagaatttgtagacatatttatttatttatttgactaAATGAAGTATGATTGTAGGAATGATGATTACCCCAAAATGGAGTATAATGTTTGGACTACAAAAATCTCAAGAAAAACCGTGAAATTTTGtcacacacaaaaacaaaaaggtGAATTAAATTTTCATCTACAAAAATCTAGGAAATTATATTTCACACGAAAGAAACAGAAAACAGACCGAGTAGCATGCAAACACGTTCTATAAATTCAttccattcattcattctacCCTCAATTCCAAATTCTTACTCTCTTTCCCGGTAACAATTTCCGTCATTGCCGCCGGCAATATTTCCGGCGAATTCTATCTTCGCCGGTAAGTCTCTCATTCATTTCAATTCAATCCCTTCATCTCCAATTTTACCGCTCTAATTTTCAGATCAGAAACTGCAACTTGCCTTTGCTCAATTATTTTAGGTTTATGTCTTTTCATCACTCAGCTCAATTTCCATTTGTGATTATACAACTTcaattatttcaacaaaaaaaaaaattgatgaagaaaaaactGAATTTGGCTTTGTAGTTTATCCTAATCTACTATCAACTGATACTGATTCAACTTTAATGTGTTTAATCTAAGATATTGTTGATTCTCTAATTCAAAAGTTATCTATTgttctttttgcttatatatattgttttcgCCATTCAGAAAGGATTAGTGGCGCAGTTTGTTGTCTGGGTTGCATTTCATTGTTGTGTAATTAACTTAGTATCGTTGaattgatgatatttttttattaagttattATGTATGTTTTTCTAATACTGATCTATGCTATTTATCAGGTGATGTGAATGTTTTCTTTTGTGATGATCATATAAAATTGATCTGAAATTTTGGACTGATAGAGACCCTTTTGCTTTTGCCACTTAGATTTGGCAAAGAAAGGTTCATAAAATGGTTGGTTATTTGTCCAGTATACTTGGGTATGCTGAGAAATGTGACAGCTACTTGATTTTTAGTGGAGAAACTGCTCTTGGGAATAGTGTTAGGATAGTTTTGTATTTTCTTGGTCTTGCCTATTGTTTCATTGGGTTATCGGCAATAACGGCCCGATTCTTTCAATCTATGGAAAATGTTGTCAAGCATTCAAGGGAGGTAGTGGTGATAGATCCTGTTACTAAAGCTGAAATTATTACACATGAAAAAGTTTGGAATTATACAATTGCAGATATTAGTTTGTTGGCCTTTGGAACCAGTTTTCCTCAGATATCGTTGGCTACTATTGATGCTATACGAAATCTAGGGAATCTCTATGCTGGAGGTTTGTGTTTCAAAGACTTTGAACTCTATCTTTCTTATGATTGATACTTGAATCATGTTTGATATGTTCATTGATTTTTGGTATTGGTTTACTTGAAATTTATCATATGATATGATGCGATGTCTATTTAACTGACTCTGCTTAGTGGGAAAAGGGTTTTGTTATATTTGTTAGTAATTATTGTCATTATTTCTCATGTTAATTAGTACCAGAGGGAGTATTTCCACTTTGTCACTTACCTTTTACCAAAAGATTTATAATTATTTGGTCATTCGGGTAGGCAACAATAATGATAGACAAAACTAGACATATTTGGTATATTTTGAAGTACTCTACTAATAGACTAATAAATTGATTTGTCATTATTTTACTTGTTTGCTTTGGTTGTACCCTCTTTCTGAAGTTTCTGACTCCACCTAT from Trifolium pratense cultivar HEN17-A07 linkage group LG1, ARS_RC_1.1, whole genome shotgun sequence includes these protein-coding regions:
- the LOC123924187 gene encoding outer envelope pore protein 16-4, chloroplastic; amino-acid sequence: MEEDLDDVVPCSSLAVESILRVGTAGAIWGLCTGPYDARIQGLKGIPKAYFVANSVRVFGTQCGLVAGVFSITRCGVKKYRRRNDWVNGLIAGAVAGAAVAARTRSWPQVVGMAGLVSVFCAAADYSRT
- the LOC123924269 gene encoding 60S ribosomal protein L22-2-like, producing the protein MSGTKGKKKGTSFVIDCTKPVEDKIMDIASLEKFLQERIKVGGKAGALGDSVTVTREKSKITVTSDSNFSKRYLKYLTKKYLKKHNVRDWLRVIASNKDRNVYELRYFNIAENEGEEED